In Mangifera indica cultivar Alphonso chromosome 1, CATAS_Mindica_2.1, whole genome shotgun sequence, a single genomic region encodes these proteins:
- the LOC123194141 gene encoding lateral signaling target protein 2 homolog yields the protein MAHTSKSSNSSTTKPTTSKIDHGQKHKEVVTHHTYYKSSNSSTTKPTTKPTTNKIDHGQKHKEVVTHHKKHKEVVTHHHHHHQPHHHHHHQPHHHQQNLKLAAATSTSTTTEVTIEYGKGMKVEVTKKETVSKVVKFAYTKSLLLQM from the exons ATGGCTCACACCTCCAAGTCTTCCAATTCCTCCACCACCAAGCCCACCACCAGCAAAATAGACCATGGGCAAAAACACAAGGAAGTTGTAACTCATCACACCTACTACAAGTCTTCCAACTCCTCCACCACTAAGCCCACCACCAAGCCCACCACCAACAAAATAGACCATGGTCAAAAACACAAGGAAGTTGTAACTCACCATAAAAAACACAAGGAAGTTGTAACtcaccaccaccatcatcatCAGCCTCATCACCACCATCATCATCAGCCTCATCACCATCAACAAAATCTTAAACTAGCCGCGGCCACCAGCACCTCCACCACCACCGAGGTCACCATCGAGTACGGAAAAGGAATGAAAGTCGAAGTGACAAAGAAAGAAACAGTTTCCAAAGTTGTGAAATTTGCTTATACCAA AAGTTTGCTGCTGCAGATGTGA
- the LOC123195816 gene encoding receptor-like protein 9DC3 — protein MGNFSHLHVLDLRKNKLSGTIPGSFAKGSLLRTLNLNENELEGPIPRSLVNCTMLEVLDIGNNKVIDTFPYWLQSLPELQVLVLHSNRFYGSVRGCSEMNHCFPKLKVLDLSKNKFGGPLPASYFKNLQAMKDVGEVGTKLQYIGEKIPEVIGELHSLIHLNLSSNNLTGYIPSSLGNLKALESLDLSFNKLGGKIPWQLANLDFLQVLDLSQNQLTGPIPRAPHFDTFPSTSYTGNLGLCGFPLSKECKSDGPPQPQSEIEDNAESTNGFGWKVVLIGYAFGMVIGLFMGYLVFSTGKPQLLVRIVEGEDRRKRRRMSARR, from the exons ATGGGAAACTTTAGCCATCTTCATGTGTTGGAtttgaggaaaaataaactCAGTGGCACAATTCCAGGAAGCTTTGCAAAAGGCAGTCTATTGAGGACCCTCAACTTGAATGAGAATGAATTGGAAGGGCCAATCCCACGATCTTTGGTCAATTGTACGATGCTTGAAGTTCTAGATATTGGCAACAACAAGGTAATTGATACCTTCCCATATTGGCTACAAAGTCTCCCTGAATTGCAAGTTCTTGTACTTCATTCAAATAGATTTTATGGTTCTGTACGAGGTTGCTCAGAAATGAATCATTGTTTTCCAAAGTTGAAAGTACTTGACCTCTCAAAGAACAAATTTGGTGGTCCATTGCCAGCCTCGTATTTCAAAAATCTTCAAGCCATGAAGGATGTTGGTGAAGTTGGGACGAAGTTACAATATATTGGTGAAA AGATTCCAGAAGTAATTGGAGAGCTTCATTCACTTATACACCTGAATCTTTCTTCGAACAATTTAACCGGTTACATCCCATCATCACTTGGAAATTTGAAAGCTCTAGAGTCTTTAGACCTCTCTTTCAACAAGCTTGGTGGAAAAATTCCATGGCAGTTGGCAAATTTAGACTTTCTTCAAGTGCTAGACTTGTCTCAGAACCAACTCACAGGGCCCATTCCACGGGCACCGCATTTCGATACATTCCCAAGTACGTCATACACCGGAAACTTGGGATTGTGTGGATTCCCTTTGTCAAAAGAATGCAAAAGTGATGGACCACCACAACCGCAGTCAGAAATAGAAGATAATGCAGAGTCTACAAATGGATTCGGTTGGAAAGTGGTGTTGATAGGCTATGCATTTGGAATGGTGATTGGACTGTTCATGGGATATCTTGTATTTTCAACAGGAAAGCCTCAGTTGCTTGTAAGGATAGTTGAAGGAGAAGACCGTAGAAAGAGGAGGAGGATGAGTGCGAGAcgttga
- the LOC123195905 gene encoding receptor like protein 22-like, translating into MSWKEDTDCCSLDGILCDIETSDVIGLDLSYSGLYRNNSSNGNQLIGPTPSYVNALQNLAYTGLALNNLNATTPSWIFDQQFLEGLEVSDNELIGHINQFQSKSLVDIALDNNKLNDSISSSVFEQLNLASLSLSLNNFSGTVVLHLFSKLKDLVLLDLSHNNLSINNAFKVNLSFSQVWTLMLSGCNLSEFLDLFSNKFQRSLPIPPPSSIVLLLSNNKLIGEIPPLICNLSTITILDLSNNSFNGNIPKCMGNFSNLHVLDLRKNKFSGTIPRSFAKHNPLKTFNFNKNELEGPIPRSLVNCMMLEVLDIDHNKVIDPFPYWLQSHPELQVLILHSNKFYSSISDCLETKHCFPKLKIFDISNNKFGGPLPAWYFKNLQAMKDVSEAERKLQYMG; encoded by the exons ATGTCTTGGAAAGAAGACACTGATTGTTGCTCATTGGATGGGATCTTATGTGATATTGAGACTAGTGATGTAATTGGCCTTGACCTTAGTTATAGTGGGCTTTACAGGAACAATTCTTCCAATG GTAATCAACTCATTGGGCCAACTCCATCTTATGTCAATGCCCTTCAAAATTTAGCTTATACTGGTTTAGCTCTCAACAATCTCAATGCTACTACACCATCTTGGATATTTGATCAACAATTTTTGGAAGGTTTGGAAGTTAGTGATAACGAATTAATTGGCCATATTAATCAATTTCAAAGTAAATCTTTGGTAGACATTGCATTGGATAATAATAAACTGAATGACTCTATTTCAAGTTCAGTCTTTGAACAGCTGAATTTGGCttctctctcactttctttaaacaattttaGTGGAACTGTTGTGCTTCACTTATTCTCAAAGCTAAAAGACCTTGTTTTGCTTGATCTTTCTCATAATAATCTATCAATTAACAATGCATTCAAGGTCAACTTATCATTTTCACAAGTTTGGACTTTGATGTTATCTGGTTGTAATTTGAGTGAATTTCTAG ACCTTTTTTCAAACAAGTTCCAACGATCACTCCCAATTCCACCACCTTCTTCGATAGTCTTATTATTGTCAAACAACAAATTGATTGGGGAGATACCACCTTTGATCTGCAATTTGAGTACCATAACAATTCTAGATCTTTCTAATAATAGCTTCAATGGCAACATTCCAAAATGCATGGGAAACTTTAGCAATCTTCATGTGTTGgatttaaggaaaaataaattcagtggcacCATTCCAAGAAGCTTTGCAAAGCACAACCCATTGAAGACTTTCAACTTCAACAAGAATGAATTGGAAGGGCCAATCCCACGATCCTTGGTCAATTGTATGATGCTTGAAGTTCTAGATATCGACCACAATAAGGTAATTGATCCCTTCCCATATTGGCTACAAAGTCATCCTGAATTGCAAGTTCTTATActtcattcaaataaattttacagtTCTATATCGGATTGCTTAGAGACGAAGCATTGTTTTCCtaagttgaaaatatttgacatttcAAACAACAAATTTGGTGGTCCATTGCCAGCTTGGTATTTCAAAAATCTTCAAGCGATGAAGGATGTTAGTGAAGCTGAGAGAAAGTTGCAATATATGGGTTAA
- the LOC123196086 gene encoding receptor-like protein 33: MSWKEDSDCCSWDGVTCDKVTGHVIDLDLSCSWLYGNIPSNSSVFFLPQLQKLNLVFNDFYYSQISSNFGQLISLTHLNLSASNFNGSIPSEISHLSNLVSLDISSAFDVYPVIYSSYYLNVPLSIERPVFERLVHNLTMLKTLALNYVDMSTIIPNSLMNLSSSLTSLSLCYSILQGNFPTQIFHLPNLQILRLRGNFNLTGSFPKVNWSSPLKSLDVTDISFSKQLPNSIGNLLSLRELYLENCTLMGSIPTSFGNLTQLSFLDLSFNSFSGQFPFFFFNLTQLSHLRLSSNQLSGPIPSHVNVLQKLVDIRLQWNNLNGTIPSWLFTLPLLESLDIRENQLTGHIDQFQSKSLEHLYLDGNALTGSISTSIFEQVNLTILTLSSNNFSGIVKLHLFSKLKNLLLLDLSHNSISINTTFKASSSFSQLLYLMLSGCNLSEFPDTLRSFNQLRYLDLSENKISGQIPNWMWEIGMDTLAYLNLSFNYLTNIEKLPLENLFILDLNSNKLRGSLPIPPSSLRVLFLSNNKLSGEIPDLICNKSALEILDLSNNTFSGNIPICMGNFSYLHVLDLRKNKLSGTIPGSFAKGSLLRTLNLNENELEGPIPRSLVNCTMLEVLDIGNNKVIDTFPYWLQSLPELQVLVLHSNRFYGSVRGWSEMNHCFPKLKVLDLSKNKFGGPLPASYFKNLQVMKDVGEVGRELQYIGESYYQDSITVTMKGHLFGFMRIFVAFTAIDFSNNNFCEEIPEVIGELYSLIHLNLSSNNLTGCIPSSLGNLNALESLDLSFNKLGGKIPWQLANLDFLQVLDLSQNQLTGPIPRAPHFDTFPNTSYAGNTGLCGFPLSKECKSDGTLQPRSEIEDNAESTNGFGWKVVLIGYASGMVIGLFMGYLVFSTGKPQLLVRIVEGEDRRKRRRPNARR, translated from the coding sequence ATGTCTTGGAAAGAGGATAGTGATTGCTGTTCTTGGGATGGAGTCACATGTGATAAGGTAACGGGTCATGTGATTGATCTCGACCTTAGTTGTAGCTGGCTTTACGGAAACATCCCTTCTAATAGTAGTGTCTTTTTCCTTCCTCAATTGCAAAAACTCAATCTAGTTTTCAATGATTTCTATTACTCTCAAATTTCCTCTAATTTTGGTCAATTGATCAGCTTGACACATCTGAATCTCTCTGCCTCAAACTTTAATGGTTCTATTCCATCTGAAATCTCACATTTGTCTAATTTGGTTTCACTAGACATCTCAAGTGCATTTGATGTGTACCCAGTCATTTATAGTTCCTACTATTTGAATGTTCCATTGAGTATTGAAAGACCTGTTTTTGAAAGGCTAGTTCACAATCTGACTATGTTAAAAACCCTTGCTCTAAACTATGTAGACATGTCTACCATCATACCTAATTCATTGATGAATCTGTCTTCATCTTTGACTTCTCTAAGTCTTTGTTATTCTATATTGCAAGGGAACTTTCCAACTCAAATCTTTCACCTACCAAATCTACAAATTCTTAGATTAAGAGGTAACTTCAACTTGACAGGTAGTTTTCCCAAAGTCAATTGGAGTAGTCCACTCAAGTCTCTGGATGTCACTGACATTAGCTTTTCGAAACAATTACCTAATTCAATAGGCAACCTCTTGTCCTTGAGGGAATTGTATCTCGAGAATTGCACTCTGATGGGATCAATTCCCACATCATTTGGAAACCTTACACAACTTAGTTTTTTAGATCTTTCATTCAATAGTTTTAGTGGTCAATTtccattcttttttttcaacttaacGCAACTTTCTCATTTGCGCTTGTCAAGTAACCAACTCAGTGGCCCAATTCCTTCTCATGTCAATGTCCTTCAAAAGTTAGTTGATATTAGATTACAATGGAACAACTTGAATGGCACTATACCATCTTGGTTATTCACTCTACCATTACTGGAAAGCCTAGACATTCGTGAAAACCAGTTAACGGGTCATATTGATCAATTTCAAAGTAAATCCTTGGAACACCTTTATTTGGATGGTAATGCACTAACTGGctctatttcaacttcaataTTTGAACAAGTGAATTTAACCATTCTCacactttcttcaaacaattttagTGGAATTGTAAAGCTTCACTTATTTTCAAAGCTTAAAAACCTTCTTTTGCTTGATCTTTCTCACAATAGTATATCAATTAACACTACATTCAAAGCCAGTTCATCATTTTCACAACTTCTTTATTTGATGTTATCTGGTTGCAACTTGAGTGAATTCCCAGATACACTAAGAAGCTTTAATCAATTAAGGTATTTAGATCTCTCTGAAAATAAAATCAGTGGTCAAATACCTAATTGGATGTGGGAAATTGGAATGGATACTTTAGCCTATCTAAATCTTTCCTTCAACTACTTGACCAACATAGAAAAGCTTCCATTGGAGAATCTTTTTATTCTAGACCTTAATTCAAACAAGCTCCGAGGATCACTTCCAATTCCACCGTCTTCCTTGAGAGTCTTATTTTTGTCAAACAACAAATTGTCAGGAGAGATACCAGATTTGATTTGCAATAAGAGTGCCCTGGAAATTCTAGATCTTTCTAACAATACCTTCAGTGGCAACATTCCAATATGCATGGGAAACTTTAGCTATCTTCATGTGTTGGAtttgaggaaaaataaactCAGTGGCACAATTCCAGGAAGTTTTGCAAAAGGCAGTCTATTGAGGACTCTCAACTTGAATGAGAATGAATTGGAAGGGCCAATCCCACGATCTTTGGTCAATTGTACGATGCTTGAAGTTCTAGATATTGGCAACAACAAGGTAATTGATACCTTCCCATATTGGCTACAAAGTCTCCCTGAATTGCAAGTTCTTGTACTTCATTCAAATAGATTTTATGGTTCTGTACGAGGTTGGTCAGAAATGAATCATTGTTTTCCAAAGTTGAAAGTACTTGACCTCTCAAAGAACAAATTTGGTGGTCCATTGCCAGCCTCGTATTTCAAAAATCTTCAAGTCATGAAGGATGTTGGTGAAGTTGGGAGGGAGTTACAATATATTGGTGAAAGTTATTATCAAGATTCCATTACAGTAACAATGAAAGGGCATCTGTTTGGATTTATGAGAATATTCGTGGCTTTCACTgccattgatttttcaaataataacttCTGTGAAGAGATTCCAGAAGTAATTGGAGAGCTTTATTCACTTATACACCTCAatctttcttcaaacaatttaacaGGTTGCATTCCATCATCACTTGGAAATTTGAATGCTCTTGAGTCTTTAGACCTCTCTTTCAACAAGCTTGGTGGAAAAATTCCATGGCAGTTGGCAAATTTAGACTTTCTTCAAGTGCTAGACTTGTCTCAAAACCAACTCACAGGGCCCATTCCACGGGCACCGCATTTTGATACCTTTCCAAATACGTCATACGCCGGAAACACGGGATTGTGTGGATTCCCTTTGTCAAAAGAATGCAAAAGTGATGGAACACTACAACCGCGGTCAGAAATAGAAGATAATGCAGAGTCTACAAATGGATTCGGTTGGAAAGTGGTGTTGATAGGCTATGCGTCTGGAATGGTGATTGGACTGTTCATGGGATATCTTGTATTTTCAACAGGAAAGCCTCAGTTGCTTGTAAGGATAGTTGAAGGAGAAGACCGTAGAAAGAGGAGGAGGCCGAATGCGAGAcgttga